In the Ipomoea triloba cultivar NCNSP0323 chromosome 6, ASM357664v1 genome, one interval contains:
- the LOC116023533 gene encoding LRR receptor-like serine/threonine-protein kinase RCH1, translating to MTPCTWIGVTCNSRHNRVAALDLSNMGLVGELTPDLGNLSFLVSLNLSQNNFHNSFPRELFQLKRLKVLECSINNFSGNIPSWFGFLLNLRFLYLGSNSFSGFLPTSLFNLSKLEVLHLGDNSLEGSVPREIGNLPQLKCLFGELPLDLGNHLPKLQTLNIRNNKFSGQIPSSLSECSLLQTISLSYNNFSGHVPEEFGNLTKLEGLYIGSNRLTGHIPKKLGNLTMLQVLYIAHNNFGGVIPKELGKLYMLEKIILESANLRGSIPKEIFNISSLKLISFAVNNLVGTLPSSMGHALLNIEVLYLGSNMFFGVIPDSISNCSQLTTIDLAKNHFSGTIPTSLGNLRLLNTLFINENMLTNDAASPELSIINFLVNCIYLEEVYLDDNPLDAILPSSIGNFSSSLQVLSMPSCGLKEIIPNQLGNLSSLIRLDLGSNNLVGYIPPMLGRVSKLQGLYLSNNKLSGSIPNSLCDLHYLYELQLSNNQLSGSLLKCFGNSTSLRKIYLESNRLTSRIPSSLCYLKDLLVLDVSSNFLDGFIPNDVEGLKALSLLNMSHNQISGNIPVTLGQLQNLYL from the exons ATGACTCCGTGTACCTGGATTGGAGTCACTTGCAACTCTCGCCACAATAGAGTGGCTGCTTTGGATCTTTCCAACATGGGTCTTGTTGGAGAATTAACTCCAGACTTGGGAAATCTTTCTTTCCTTGTTTCACTTAACTTGAGCcaaaacaattttcataatTCCTTCCCTCGAGAACTTTTTCAATTGAAACGCCTCAAAGTTCTTGAATGTAGCATCAATAACTTTAGTGGGAATATTCCATCTTGGTTTGGTTTCTTATTGAACCTTAGATTTTTGTATTTGGGGAGTAATAGCTTTAGTGGTTTTCTTCCCACATCCCTTTTCAATCTTTCAAAACTTGAGGTCTTACATTTAGGAGATAATTCTCTTGAAGGGAGTGTTCCTAGAGAAATAGGCAATCTTCCCCAACTAAAGTg CTTATTTGGTGAACTTCCTCTTGATCTTGGGAATCATCTTCCTAAGCTTCAAACATTAAATATACGTAATAACAAATTTAGTGGTCAAATTCCATCAAGTTTATCTGAATGTTCATTGCTTCAAACTATATCTCTGTCATACAATAATTTTAGTGGGCATGTACCAGAAGAATTTGGAAACTTAACAAAGCTTGAGGGGTTATACATTGGTAGCAATCGGTTAACAG GACATATACCAAAGAAACTTGGGAATTTAACCATGCTTCAAGTCCTATACATTGCACATAACAACTTTGGAG GTGTAATACCAAAAGAGTTGGGAAAACTTTATATGTTggagaaaataattttagaatCGGCTAACTTAAGAGGGTCCATACCCAAGGAAATCTTCAACATTTCTTCTTTAAAACTAATTTCATTTGCGGTCAATAACCTTGTGGGCACACTTCCTTCAAGCATGGGGCATGCTCTATTGAACATAGAGGTACTTTATCTTGGCAGCAATATGTTCTTTGGAGTGATACCAGACTCTATCTCAAATTGTTCACAGCTTACTACGATAGATCTCGCCAAAAATCATTTCAGCGGCACAATCCCTACATCTCTTGGTAATCTACGGCTCCTAAACACACTATTTATAAATGAAAACATGCTCACGAATGATGCTGCATCTCCAGAGTTAAGTATTATCAACTTTTTAGTAAATTGCATTTACTTGGAGGAGGTATACTTAGATGATAACCCTCTAGATGCTATCCTTCCATCATCAATTGGgaatttttcttcttcccttcAAGTTCTGTCTATGCCGAGTTGTGGGTTGAAGGAAATTATACCAAATCAACTTGGAAACTTAAGCAGCTTGATTCGCTTGGATTTGGGTAGCAATAACTTGGTTGGGTATATTCCACCAATGTTAGGTAGGGTTAGTAAACTCCAAGGATTGTATCTCAGTAATAACAAATTGAGTGGTTCCATTCCTAATAGCCTTTGTGACCTTCACTATCTGTATGAATTACAGCTGAGCAACAATCAGCTATCTGGAAGTTTGCTGAAATGCTTTGGTAATAGCACTTCCCTCAGAAAAATATATCTAGAATCAAACCGGTTGACTTCTAGAATACCTTCAAGTTTGTGCTATCTCAAAGATCTATTAGTGCTTGATGTGAGTTCTAATTTCTTAGATGGATTTATACCCAATGATGTTGAAGGTTTGAAGGCACTTTCACTTCTAAACATGTCTCACAATCAAATCTCGGGAAATATCCCTGTCACTCTTGGACAATTGCAAAATTTA TATCTTTAG